The proteins below are encoded in one region of Tessaracoccus aquimaris:
- a CDS encoding MFS transporter: MAGPGLDRNFNRFWTGESLSHFAVQLGAVAIPVISVEILNASESELGYLNAASTAAFLILGLPAGAWVDRWFKRPTMIAANLVRGVAVAAVPILYFTGLLQLWHLYVIAGVIGIATVFFDVAYQSFIPMLVGTGVISRANSRMEATAQLARLAGPALGGLLLKVISAPLLLLADSLGYLASWGFLLVTRDHEAEYRAERPAAPRRNLVAEIREGLSFVVRQPAISRITLASFLSNFASTATYTLVPIVVLRLLGFTPFEFGMIMTLGAIGGLLGAAMAGRVARRVGVANAVRFSTLFGALAVFAYPLAMLMEGKAVQFVVLIVGSFIGNAAILTYNVTQVSLRQRLCPPHLLGRMNASVRFIVWGIMPISAIAAGWLSQLMGVGNFLWLTACLGTLGVVPLLRLHRHIPA; this comes from the coding sequence GTGGCAGGCCCAGGGTTGGACAGGAACTTCAACCGGTTCTGGACGGGTGAGTCGCTTTCGCATTTCGCGGTCCAACTCGGTGCCGTCGCGATCCCCGTCATCTCCGTCGAGATCCTGAACGCGAGCGAGTCGGAACTCGGCTACCTCAACGCCGCCTCGACGGCCGCGTTCCTGATCCTGGGGCTGCCCGCGGGCGCCTGGGTCGACCGGTGGTTCAAGCGCCCCACCATGATCGCCGCGAACCTCGTCCGGGGCGTCGCCGTGGCCGCGGTCCCGATCTTGTACTTCACCGGGCTGCTGCAGTTGTGGCACCTGTACGTGATCGCGGGAGTGATCGGCATCGCCACGGTGTTCTTCGACGTCGCGTACCAGAGCTTCATCCCGATGCTGGTCGGGACGGGTGTGATCTCGCGGGCCAACTCGCGAATGGAGGCGACGGCGCAGTTGGCGCGACTGGCCGGCCCAGCGCTCGGCGGCCTGCTGCTGAAGGTGATCAGCGCCCCACTGCTGCTGCTCGCCGACAGCCTCGGCTACCTGGCGAGTTGGGGGTTCCTGCTCGTCACCCGCGACCACGAGGCCGAGTACCGGGCAGAGCGGCCCGCGGCTCCCCGCCGCAACCTCGTCGCCGAGATCCGAGAAGGGCTGAGCTTCGTGGTGCGACAGCCCGCGATCAGCCGCATCACGCTCGCCTCGTTCCTCAGCAACTTCGCCTCCACCGCCACCTACACGCTGGTGCCCATCGTTGTGCTGCGCCTGCTCGGCTTCACTCCCTTCGAGTTCGGGATGATCATGACGCTCGGCGCGATCGGGGGCCTGCTCGGCGCGGCGATGGCGGGAAGGGTGGCGCGCAGGGTCGGGGTCGCCAACGCGGTGCGCTTCTCCACCCTGTTCGGCGCCCTCGCCGTGTTCGCCTACCCGCTGGCGATGTTGATGGAGGGCAAGGCCGTGCAGTTCGTGGTGCTGATCGTCGGCTCATTCATCGGAAACGCCGCGATCCTGACCTACAACGTGACCCAGGTGTCGCTTCGTCAGCGGCTGTGCCCGCCGCACCTGCTCGGCAGGATGAACGCCTCGGTGCGGTTCATCGTGTGGGGCATCATGCCGATCAGCGCCATCGCCGCCGGGTGGCTCAGCCAGTTGATGGGGGTCGGCAACTTCCTGTGGCTGACCGCCTGCCTCGGCACCCTCGGCGTGGTCCCGCTGCTGCGCCTGCATCGCCACATCCCCGCCTGA
- a CDS encoding MFS transporter gives MVYGLAVAALVMTGAKLGQRVGWVLVFRIVVVIFAASSLMMIFSPTVEWAIAGQVLAGAAAAIIVPALVALIAENYIGTQQATAVGTLGSARAFSGLSAFLIGGTLGTFVGWRPIFMITLGIAVAVFALSFKLRSDKGQKDVTIDVVASVLIGAAIVSLTLGFNNLNGWGMLMASPDAPFSLVGVSPAPMLIVLGIVLGQAFFMWTRRRTKRGEVPLVDLSVLRKPTERAAVYAMFTIVAMEAAVNFTVPTYIQIVQGRTPFDTSLAMMPFNLTVFVTATLIVRLYRHFTPRTIALMAFGLTTVSLVWLSIVVTNNWETLPTIIGLIVFGIGQGSLVTLVFNVLVTAVPKRLAGDVGSIRGTTQNLASALGTAVVGAVLVTVLSFGVTQSVEAHPELPQELAAQVDLDNINFVSNQDLRDTLEETTATPEQIEAAVSLNEEARLSTLRIGFLILAGVSAIAAIPASRLPRYRPGDIPATN, from the coding sequence GTGGTCTACGGCCTCGCCGTCGCCGCGCTCGTGATGACGGGCGCCAAGCTCGGCCAGCGGGTCGGCTGGGTGCTGGTCTTCCGCATCGTCGTGGTGATCTTCGCGGCCTCCTCCCTCATGATGATCTTCTCCCCGACCGTTGAGTGGGCAATCGCGGGTCAGGTGCTTGCAGGCGCCGCCGCAGCCATCATCGTCCCGGCCCTCGTCGCCCTGATCGCCGAGAACTACATCGGCACCCAGCAGGCGACCGCCGTCGGCACGCTCGGCTCCGCCCGCGCGTTCTCCGGCCTCAGCGCATTCCTGATCGGCGGAACGCTCGGCACCTTCGTCGGCTGGCGCCCCATCTTCATGATCACGCTCGGCATCGCGGTCGCCGTCTTCGCCCTCAGCTTCAAGCTGCGCTCCGACAAGGGCCAGAAGGACGTCACGATCGACGTCGTCGCATCGGTCCTGATCGGCGCGGCAATCGTCTCCCTCACGCTCGGGTTCAACAACCTCAACGGGTGGGGCATGCTGATGGCCAGCCCCGACGCCCCGTTCTCGCTTGTCGGCGTCTCCCCCGCACCGATGCTCATCGTGCTCGGCATCGTGCTCGGCCAGGCCTTCTTCATGTGGACGCGTCGTCGCACCAAGCGCGGCGAGGTCCCGCTGGTCGACCTGAGCGTGCTGCGCAAGCCCACCGAACGGGCCGCCGTCTACGCCATGTTCACGATCGTCGCGATGGAGGCTGCCGTGAACTTCACGGTGCCGACCTACATCCAGATCGTCCAGGGCCGCACCCCGTTCGACACCTCGCTCGCCATGATGCCGTTCAACCTGACGGTGTTCGTCACCGCGACGCTGATCGTGCGCCTCTACCGTCACTTCACGCCCCGCACCATCGCCCTGATGGCGTTCGGCCTGACCACCGTCTCCTTGGTGTGGCTGTCCATCGTCGTGACGAACAACTGGGAGACCCTTCCGACCATCATCGGCCTGATCGTCTTCGGCATCGGCCAGGGATCGCTCGTCACCCTCGTGTTCAACGTGCTCGTCACCGCCGTTCCGAAGAGGCTGGCCGGCGACGTCGGCTCGATCCGCGGCACGACCCAGAACCTGGCCTCCGCGCTCGGCACCGCCGTGGTGGGCGCCGTGCTCGTGACGGTGCTCAGCTTCGGCGTGACCCAGTCCGTCGAGGCCCACCCGGAGCTTCCGCAGGAACTGGCGGCGCAGGTCGACCTGGACAACATCAACTTCGTCAGCAACCAGGATCTGCGAGACACGCTTGAGGAGACCACCGCCACGCCCGAGCAGATCGAGGCGGCCGTCTCGCTCAACGAGGAGGCCCGCCTCTCCACGCTGCGGATCGGCTTCCTGATCCTGGCCGGCGTCAGCGCGATCGCCGCCATCCCCGCGTCCAGGCTGCCGCGCTACCGTCCCGGTGACATCCCCGCCACCAACTGA